The DNA segment AACTTCGAGATTTCTTTTGCTTGCGCCTTTGTTTTGTTGTACGGCTTTCTTTGCGGCCTTACCAGTTTGTTCTGCATATTCAGAATCTAATATCAGCTTCAATAAACAAGCTGCAAGTCCAGCTTCATCAGCTATCTGAATGGCACCCTTGTTCTCAAGAAGCAGATTTGCACTCTCAGTAAAGTTATACATATACGGACCGAAAACAACTGGTTTGCCCAAACTTGCAGGTTCAATGACATTATGTCCTCCTGTAGGCACTAAACTTCCTCCAATAAATACAACATCAGCTATAGTATATAGTTTCGATAATTCGCCGATCGTATCAAGGATTATGACCTGCTGTTCCTCCCTCTTGGTCTTATCTAATGTTGACCTTAAAATATAATCTATGTTTCTATCTTCCAACAATTTTGTTACTTCCTGAAAGCGTTCAGGATGTCTTGGAGCAAGTATTAGCAGAACATTGCTGACTTTTTGGCAAATATATTGAAATGCGTCTAAAACCTTTTCTTCTTCTCCTCTGTGTGTGCTGCCTGCAATAATAACCTTATCATTCTCTTCAATGCCAAAGATTTTTACAAACTTCTTTTTTATATCTATATTTTCTTCATTGCTAACAAGTGCGTCAAACTTTGTATTTCCAGTTACTCTGACTTTTCTTTTTTCTGCGCCTAATTCCA comes from the bacterium genome and includes:
- a CDS encoding 3-deoxy-D-manno-octulosonic acid transferase; the protein is MTYFIYNTLLYSMSIIASPYFLCKLVFTEKHRMSLLQRFGKLPQSLIADGKSVWIHAVSVGEVAAATPFIDEFRKTFPDYRILLSTVTATGNQFAKKIKNIDGLFFFPFDYSFAIKKAIKHISPNIFITFETEIWPNFLKYAQDMKIPCILVNGRISPDSFKRYKKVKFFFKHILKNFSAFCMQTEQDRTRIMELGAEKRKVRVTGNTKFDALVSNEENIDIKKKFVKIFGIEENDKVIIAGSTHRGEEEKVLDAFQYICQKVSNVLLILAPRHPERFQEVTKLLEDRNIDYILRSTLDKTKREEQQVIILDTIGELSKLYTIADVVFIGGSLVPTGGHNVIEPASLGKPVVFGPYMYNFTESANLLLENKGAIQIADEAGLAACLLKLILDSEYAEQTGKAAKKAVQQNKGASKRNLEVISEFLRN